One window of the Ananas comosus cultivar F153 unplaced genomic scaffold, ASM154086v1, whole genome shotgun sequence genome contains the following:
- the LOC109704623 gene encoding histone H1-like, protein MSTTEEAATAAEPVSGDSAAAEAAPAEPNAAEEKPMKEKKPRTKKLKPKPKPKPKKSSTPSHPPYFQMIKDAILALDDKTGSSTYAIAKHIEERHRGVLPPNYKKVLAVQLKNFTAKGKLVKVRASFKLAEAEKGEENAEQMTKKPRRAAAAAAAAAGGGGGGGSKRKAAALATGGAEKRASLRPSRAAKKTKKKAAVLKPKPKPKQPKSIKSRGGSAVAKKAKKVASA, encoded by the exons ATGTCGACCACCGAAGAAGCTGCGACCGCCGCCGAGCCCGTCTCCGGAGACTCAGCCGCTGCCGAGGCCGCTCCGGCGGAGCCCAACGCGGCGGAAGAGAAGCcgatgaaggagaagaagccaCGGACCAAGAAGCTGAAGCCGAAGCCGAAGCCGAAGCCGAAGAAATCTTCAACTCCTTCTCACCCTCCCTATTTCCAG ATGATCAAAGACGCGATCTTAGCGCTCGACGACAAGACCGGGTCGAGCACATACGCTATAGCGAAGCATATTGAAGAGAGGCACAGGGGAGTGCTCCCTCCCAACTACAAGAAGGTCCTTGCGGTCCAGCTCAAGAACTTTACTGCCAAAGGGAAGCTCGTCAAGGTCAGGGCCTCGTTCAAGTTAGCAGAAGCTGAAAAGGGCGAGGAGAATGCCGAGCAGATGACGAAAAAGCCTAGAAGggcggcggctgctgctgctgctgctgctggtggtggtggtggtggtggtagtaaGAGAAAAGCGGCGGCTTTGGCTACAGGCGGAGCCGAGAAGAGGGCGTCGCTGAGGCCGTCAAGGGCGgcgaagaagacaaagaagaaggcGGCAGTGCTGAAGCCCAAGCCAAAGCCCAAGCAGCCCAAGTCCATCAAGTCCCGTGGCGGCAGTGCTGTGGCGAAGAAGGCGAAGAAGGTAGCTAGTGCTTGA